GTGAAGACCTCGGTGTCGGGCAACACGTCGCGGATCAGGCGGCCGGTATTGGTGGGCTTGAGGTGCTCCATGGGGTGGGTCAGCAACCACACCCGCGCCGCGCTCTCGGCGCCGACCGCATAGGGGCAGAGGCAGTTGAGCATGGGCAGGTTGCACCCTGGACAGCGCACAACGAAGCTGCCGCGGGCCTTGAATTCGCGGCGCGGCGGTCGAGGATGACCGGTTCCGGGATCACGGCCGTCTTGAGGGAGAGTGTCGTCCTGCATGGTGGCCTGATGGGCTAAAAAAGGAGGCGCAGTCTAGCACGCCGCGGGGCGTCGATGGCTCTGCCACCATCACGGCGCCCACAGTGTCTCCGGCAGCCATAGCCGCCCCTCGCGCCGCCAGTGACGCACCAGCGCCGGCACTCCCTCGCCCGCGGACTGGCTGAGGCACGCCACCCCCGGCGGGGCCAGTGCCTCGGCCTCGGGATCGACCAGTACGCAGGGCGCCTCGAGGGGGGCGTGCTGCAGCAGCGAGGCGGCCGGCATCACGGCCAGCGATGTGCCGACCACCAGCACCAGGTCGGCGCTGCCGACGATCTCGCAGGCTTCACCGAAGTGGGGCACCTCCTCGCCGAACCACACCACGTCGGGGCGCAGCTGGCTGCCCTTGTCGCAGATGTCGCCCAGCTCGATGCCGCCCCGGGGCAGCGGATAGTGCATGCGCCGATCCACCGAGGAGCGCGCCTTGAGGATCTCGCCGTGCAGGTGGAGCACGTGGCGAGAGCCGGCCCGCTCGTGCAGGTCATCGATATTCTGGGTGATGATGCTGACCCGGAAGCCCTGCTGCTCCAGCGCTGCCAGGGCCCTGTGGGCGAGGTTGGGCCGGGCCCGGCGCACCTGGTCGCGACGCGCATTGTAGAAGGCCAGCACCCGCGCCGGGTCACGCCGCCAGGCGCCGGGGGTGGCCACCTCCTCGACGGGATGATCGGCCCACAGCCCATCCGCCGCGCGGAAGGTCTGGATACCACTCTCGGCGCTGATGCCCGCGCCGCTCAACACCACCAGGTGCGGGGCCTGTCGCTCAGTCATCACCGCTGTCTCCGCTCATGGCGCTGGATCGCTCTCCCCCAGACGGTACCATCAGCGGCCCGAATACGGCCACAGCACAGGCGTGTCTGTCGCTATGCCAGCGCGACCCGCGTCGGCGGCTCGAGCGCATCCCGCCAGTCCAGCCGCTCCCAGCCCTCGAGCCGGGCGACCTCCGCCAGCACAGGGTCGGGGTTCACCACCACCGGGCGGTCCACCCGGTTGAGAAGGGGCAGGTCATTCTGGGAGTCGGAGTAGAAGCTCAGGTGGCTGGCGCTGGCGTTGTGCTCGGCAAGCCA
The Halomonas sp. H10-9-1 DNA segment above includes these coding regions:
- a CDS encoding NAD-dependent deacylase, producing the protein MTERQAPHLVVLSGAGISAESGIQTFRAADGLWADHPVEEVATPGAWRRDPARVLAFYNARRDQVRRARPNLAHRALAALEQQGFRVSIITQNIDDLHERAGSRHVLHLHGEILKARSSVDRRMHYPLPRGGIELGDICDKGSQLRPDVVWFGEEVPHFGEACEIVGSADLVLVVGTSLAVMPAASLLQHAPLEAPCVLVDPEAEALAPPGVACLSQSAGEGVPALVRHWRREGRLWLPETLWAP